The Pirellulales bacterium genome contains a region encoding:
- a CDS encoding NAD(P)-binding domain-containing protein has protein sequence MDPHDRTKTYCIVGAGSSGLTVAKNMLERGIAVEVIEREDDVGGNWYFGKPASSVCRSTHLLSSKRMTEFTDFPMPAEYPDYPGVTQVWEYLRDYARHFDLYRAIEFNRAIERIEPAGEFWDVALSGGERRRYRGVVIANGHNWDPKYPEYPGHFDGLVLHSAQYKTPDAIRGKRVLVVGAGNSGCDIAVESAQNASQTFHSSRRGYHYLPKYFLGRPSDELGERLLRWRVPLAVRRTVASVLAKIVLGSPQDYGLRKPDHKLLESHPIVNSQMLYYVGHGDITVKPDIAELAGTHVRFTDGSEEAIDVIVYATGFKISFPFIDRAHLNWHDDKPLLYLHIFHPRYDNLFVAGLLQPDSGQLGLVDYQAQLIAEYVAAQERAPERAARVRQIKAGPQPDLGAGIHYVHSTRHLLEIEHYTYRQHIKRLMRLLVSHAGKEPQQV, from the coding sequence ATGGACCCACACGATCGTACGAAGACCTACTGTATCGTCGGTGCGGGATCATCGGGCCTGACCGTTGCCAAAAACATGCTCGAGCGCGGCATCGCGGTCGAGGTGATCGAGCGCGAGGACGACGTCGGCGGCAACTGGTACTTCGGCAAGCCCGCCAGCAGCGTTTGCCGCTCGACGCATCTGCTCAGCTCGAAGCGGATGACCGAGTTCACCGACTTTCCGATGCCGGCCGAGTACCCCGACTACCCGGGCGTAACGCAGGTGTGGGAATACCTGCGCGATTACGCGCGGCACTTCGATCTTTACCGCGCGATTGAATTCAATCGCGCGATCGAGCGCATCGAGCCGGCCGGCGAATTCTGGGACGTCGCGTTGTCGGGGGGCGAGCGGCGGCGCTATCGCGGCGTGGTGATTGCCAACGGGCACAATTGGGATCCGAAATATCCCGAGTATCCCGGCCACTTCGACGGACTCGTCCTGCACTCCGCGCAGTACAAGACGCCCGACGCGATCCGTGGCAAACGCGTGCTGGTGGTGGGGGCCGGCAACTCCGGCTGCGATATCGCCGTCGAGTCGGCTCAGAACGCCTCCCAGACGTTCCATAGCTCGCGGCGCGGGTACCACTACCTGCCCAAATACTTTCTCGGCCGCCCTTCGGACGAATTGGGCGAACGCCTGTTGCGCTGGCGCGTGCCGCTCGCCGTGCGGCGCACCGTGGCGAGCGTGTTGGCCAAGATAGTGCTCGGCAGTCCGCAAGACTACGGCCTACGCAAGCCCGATCACAAGCTGCTCGAAAGCCACCCGATCGTCAATTCGCAGATGCTCTACTACGTCGGGCATGGCGACATCACGGTGAAGCCCGATATTGCCGAGTTGGCCGGCACGCACGTGCGCTTCACGGATGGCAGCGAGGAGGCGATCGACGTCATCGTCTACGCGACCGGCTTCAAGATCAGCTTTCCCTTCATCGATCGCGCGCATCTGAATTGGCACGACGACAAGCCACTGTTGTATCTGCACATTTTTCATCCCCGCTACGACAATCTCTTTGTGGCGGGGCTACTGCAGCCCGACAGCGGACAACTGGGGCTCGTCGACTACCAGGCCCAATTGATCGCCGAGTACGTTGCCGCCCAAGAGCGCGCGCCGGAGCGTGCCGCACGTGTGCGGCAGATCAAGGCGGGGCCGCAGCCCGATCTCGGCGCCGGAATACATTACGTTCATTCGACTCGCCACCTGCTCGAGATCGAGCACTATACTTATCGCCAGCACATCAAGCGGTTGATGCGCCTGCTCGTTTCGCACGCGGGCAAGGAACCGCAACAGGTGTAA
- a CDS encoding CAAX prenyl protease-related protein, whose protein sequence is MARHPWLVFVLPFVVYMLGNSFEPTPPSGAGEEKAWFDLGIEYRSYPLIYTLKIACTLVAIGFVWPGYKQFPWRLSPLAPLVGAVGVLVWIALTHLALEPTVLGAVGLDGLIDAGRRSAFNPLVELQHQPAWAWGFLALRFYGLVAIVPLIEEFFLRGFVMRFVAAADWWKVPFGTPHLLGIALATAAAVSMHPAEILAELCWFSLVTWLMIRTRNIWDCVVAHGVTNGLLGLYVVGSHLAGYDQWHLL, encoded by the coding sequence TTGGCGCGCCATCCCTGGCTCGTCTTCGTCCTCCCCTTTGTCGTCTACATGCTGGGCAACTCTTTCGAGCCGACGCCTCCGAGCGGGGCCGGAGAAGAAAAAGCCTGGTTCGACCTGGGCATCGAGTACCGTTCCTACCCGCTCATCTACACGCTGAAGATCGCCTGCACGCTGGTGGCGATCGGGTTCGTGTGGCCCGGCTACAAGCAATTTCCCTGGCGTTTAAGTCCACTGGCCCCCCTGGTCGGCGCGGTGGGGGTCCTCGTCTGGATCGCCTTGACACACCTGGCGCTCGAACCGACGGTGCTGGGAGCGGTGGGGCTCGACGGCCTGATCGACGCCGGCCGGCGCAGCGCGTTCAATCCTTTGGTCGAGCTACAGCATCAGCCCGCCTGGGCGTGGGGCTTCCTCGCCCTACGGTTTTATGGCCTGGTGGCCATCGTCCCCTTGATCGAGGAATTCTTTCTGCGCGGCTTCGTGATGCGTTTCGTCGCTGCTGCCGACTGGTGGAAGGTCCCTTTCGGCACGCCCCACCTGTTGGGCATCGCCTTGGCGACCGCGGCGGCCGTATCGATGCACCCCGCCGAGATCCTGGCCGAGCTCTGCTGGTTCTCGCTCGTCACCTGGCTGATGATCCGCACGCGGAACATCTGGGATTGCGTGGTGGCCCACGGCGTGACGAACGGGCTGTTGGGCCTCTACGTGGTCGGCAGCCATCTGGCCGGCTACGACCAGTGGCACCTGCTATGA
- a CDS encoding elongation factor G — protein MDLSKLRNIGISAHIDSGKTTLSERILYYAGRIHRMQEVRGEGATMDHMELEKERGITITSAATSVTWDDHAINLIDTPGHVDFTVEVERSLRVLDGAVLVLCAVGGVQSQSITVDRQMKRYHVPRLAFINKMDRTGSDPHRVIQQLHEKLDCDAVLMQLPIGKEQDFLGVVDLITQKAVYFDGNDGADVREAEVPAEMKEEVAAARQQMLETLAMYSDELMEMLLAEQPIPEELIYPIVKSAVQEQDLTPVFMGTAYRNKGVQCLLDAVVRYLPSPLEREVTARKYDQPDEKFPLDPDPKKPSVAMAFKIVDDPHGQLTFMRIYQGTIAKGETYYNQRTGKKSRIGRVVRMHADKREEIDSASAGDIVAVMGIDCASGDTFASEHKYGTLESMFVPEPVIKMAVTPTTRDGADKMSKALQRFMREDPTFVVGTDEESGETVIAGMGELHLEIYVERMRREYGVAVEVGAPKVSYREAPTQLAEYDFRHKKQTGGSGQFAHIKGKIEPLPEDSEEVFLFEETVVGGRVPREYIPSVEKGFRDSIKKGPVAGFQIVGVKCILEDGSYHEVDSSDMAFQTCARNCFRETFLKTKPALLEPVMKVEIEVPSAAQGSVVGDLTSRRGMVVSTEMKGPLATIEGEVPLAETFGYSTDLRSMTQGQGTFTMEFARYRRVPASIQTEIVAERKAQLVGAK, from the coding sequence ATGGACTTGAGCAAGCTGCGTAACATTGGGATTTCCGCTCACATCGACTCGGGCAAGACGACGCTCAGCGAGCGCATCTTGTACTATGCCGGCCGCATTCACCGCATGCAGGAGGTGCGCGGCGAAGGTGCCACCATGGACCACATGGAGCTCGAGAAGGAGCGCGGGATCACGATTACCAGCGCCGCCACGAGCGTGACGTGGGACGACCACGCCATCAACCTGATCGATACGCCGGGGCACGTCGACTTCACCGTCGAGGTGGAACGCAGCCTCCGCGTGCTCGATGGCGCCGTGCTCGTGCTCTGCGCCGTGGGTGGCGTGCAGTCGCAGTCGATCACGGTCGACCGCCAGATGAAGCGCTACCACGTGCCGCGCCTGGCTTTCATCAACAAGATGGACCGCACCGGATCCGATCCGCACCGCGTGATCCAGCAGTTGCACGAGAAGCTCGATTGCGACGCCGTGTTGATGCAACTGCCGATCGGCAAGGAGCAGGATTTCCTCGGCGTGGTGGATCTCATCACGCAGAAGGCGGTCTACTTCGATGGCAACGACGGCGCCGACGTCCGCGAGGCCGAAGTGCCCGCCGAGATGAAGGAAGAAGTCGCCGCCGCGCGTCAACAAATGCTCGAGACGCTGGCCATGTACAGCGACGAGCTGATGGAGATGTTGCTCGCCGAGCAACCCATTCCCGAGGAATTGATCTATCCGATCGTCAAGTCGGCGGTGCAGGAGCAGGACCTGACCCCGGTGTTCATGGGGACCGCCTATCGCAACAAGGGGGTGCAGTGCCTGCTGGACGCGGTGGTGCGTTACCTGCCGTCGCCGCTGGAGCGCGAAGTCACCGCCCGCAAGTACGATCAGCCGGACGAGAAGTTCCCGCTCGACCCCGATCCCAAGAAACCCTCGGTGGCGATGGCCTTCAAGATCGTCGACGACCCGCACGGCCAGTTGACGTTCATGCGGATCTATCAGGGAACGATCGCCAAGGGCGAAACCTACTACAACCAGCGCACCGGCAAGAAAAGCCGCATTGGCCGCGTCGTGCGGATGCACGCCGACAAGCGCGAGGAAATCGATTCGGCCTCGGCCGGCGATATCGTCGCCGTGATGGGCATCGACTGCGCGAGCGGCGATACCTTCGCGAGCGAGCACAAGTACGGGACGCTCGAGAGCATGTTCGTGCCGGAGCCGGTCATCAAGATGGCCGTCACGCCGACCACACGCGACGGCGCCGACAAGATGAGCAAGGCCCTGCAGCGCTTCATGCGTGAGGATCCGACCTTCGTCGTCGGCACCGATGAAGAATCGGGCGAGACGGTGATCGCCGGCATGGGCGAGTTGCACCTCGAGATCTACGTCGAGCGCATGCGTCGCGAATACGGCGTGGCGGTCGAGGTGGGTGCGCCAAAGGTGAGCTACCGCGAAGCCCCGACCCAATTGGCCGAGTACGACTTCCGCCACAAGAAGCAGACGGGCGGTTCCGGTCAGTTCGCGCACATCAAGGGCAAGATCGAGCCGCTCCCCGAGGACTCGGAAGAAGTCTTCCTGTTCGAGGAGACGGTGGTCGGCGGTCGCGTGCCGCGCGAGTACATCCCCTCGGTCGAGAAGGGCTTCCGCGATTCGATCAAGAAGGGCCCCGTGGCGGGCTTCCAGATCGTGGGCGTGAAGTGCATTCTCGAGGACGGTTCGTACCACGAAGTGGACAGCTCCGACATGGCGTTCCAGACGTGCGCCCGCAACTGCTTCCGCGAGACGTTCCTGAAGACGAAGCCCGCCCTGCTCGAGCCGGTCATGAAGGTCGAGATCGAAGTGCCTTCGGCCGCGCAAGGTTCGGTCGTGGGAGACTTGACCAGCCGCCGCGGCATGGTGGTTTCGACCGAAATGAAGGGCCCCCTCGCCACGATCGAAGGCGAAGTGCCGCTGGCCGAGACGTTCGGCTACTCGACCGACCTGCGCAGCATGACGCAGGGTCAGGGCACCTTCACCATGGAGTTCGCCCGTTACCGCCGCGTGCCCGCCTCGATTCAGACCGAGATCGTGGCCGAGCGCAAGGCGCAGCTTGTCGGTGCGAAGTAA
- a CDS encoding fumarylacetoacetate hydrolase family protein: MKLVKFQTSAGIKTGLWENDAIVPLRLEPGTPFATLADILEADDPAAAVHELVDRRATPYTTAEIDLLAPIDRQEVWAAGVTYLRSRAARMEESEGAARFYDLVYEAPRPELFFKANPHRVVDPGGAVRIRRDAAWNVPEPELTLVLNSRMKLVGFTIGNDMSSRDIEGENPLYLPQAKVYDGSCALGPAILLADDLPKQTEIKLTVRRQREVAFTDTTNLGQMARTFDDLIGWLARDNSFPEGAFLLTGTGIVPKDDFTLLPQDEIEITIEPIGTLANTVVQG, encoded by the coding sequence ATGAAACTTGTCAAATTCCAAACCAGTGCCGGCATCAAAACAGGGCTTTGGGAGAACGACGCCATCGTGCCATTGCGTCTGGAGCCAGGAACGCCCTTCGCCACGCTCGCCGACATCCTCGAAGCCGATGATCCGGCCGCCGCCGTTCACGAACTAGTCGATCGTCGGGCAACGCCTTATACGACCGCCGAGATTGATCTGCTGGCGCCGATCGATCGGCAGGAAGTCTGGGCTGCCGGGGTAACCTACTTGCGCAGCCGCGCCGCGCGGATGGAGGAATCGGAAGGGGCCGCCCGCTTCTACGACCTCGTCTACGAGGCGCCGCGTCCCGAGTTGTTCTTCAAGGCGAACCCGCATCGGGTGGTCGACCCCGGCGGCGCGGTGCGCATTCGTCGCGACGCTGCCTGGAACGTGCCCGAGCCCGAACTGACGCTGGTGCTCAACTCGCGGATGAAGCTGGTCGGCTTTACGATCGGCAACGACATGAGCTCGCGCGATATCGAGGGAGAAAACCCTCTCTATTTGCCACAGGCGAAAGTGTACGACGGGTCGTGTGCCCTGGGCCCCGCGATTCTGCTGGCCGACGACCTGCCGAAACAGACCGAAATCAAGCTCACCGTCCGTCGCCAGCGCGAGGTGGCGTTCACCGATACGACGAACCTGGGGCAGATGGCGCGGACGTTCGACGATCTCATCGGCTGGCTGGCCCGCGACAATAGCTTTCCGGAGGGAGCCTTTCTGTTGACGGGCACGGGAATCGTGCCGAAAGACGATTTCACCTTGCTGCCCCAGGACGAAATCGAGATTACGATAGAACCCATCGGCACGCTCGCGAACACCGTCGTGCAAGGCTGA
- a CDS encoding tetratricopeptide repeat protein, with the protein MAGRIKAWRVAAMAGCLSLCWTLAAVAQNSSQEGAVGADAVREAHRISKTAKTEEDYNAILALCENGLTTITGEENLNYTKQLMSWALNRRGEVRAADGRDQEAAADFDQAIELDPTRWQAWHNRGVSRAMSGDFEGAIADFDQTIKLKPNYANAWFNRGELRYEQGEYEAAVADYNKSIQLNSVDAAAFNSRGHAFYRLGQFQKAVDDFTQAIRIEPSNAAAYTNRGDLYADLGQFDQAARDYRAAIRIDPNLGRAYQSAAWLMGTCSDERYRNAQLAVDAAVKAIELDGADDFRYLDTLAAAYANAGEFDKAIENQEKAIQLAPEEVVERYEERLALYKANEPYRDTLDDEKGAPASANNAKTTPAPARPSGPSAQRNPLRDRPL; encoded by the coding sequence ATGGCAGGTCGAATCAAGGCGTGGCGCGTCGCGGCGATGGCGGGCTGCCTGTCGCTGTGTTGGACGCTGGCGGCCGTGGCGCAAAACTCGTCCCAGGAAGGCGCCGTCGGGGCCGACGCCGTGCGCGAGGCGCACCGCATCAGCAAGACCGCCAAGACCGAGGAAGACTACAACGCCATCCTCGCGCTGTGCGAAAACGGTCTCACCACGATCACCGGCGAAGAGAACCTCAACTACACCAAGCAGCTCATGTCGTGGGCGTTGAACCGCCGCGGCGAAGTGCGCGCGGCCGACGGACGCGACCAGGAAGCCGCGGCCGACTTCGACCAGGCCATCGAGCTCGATCCCACGCGCTGGCAGGCCTGGCACAACCGGGGCGTCAGCCGTGCCATGTCGGGGGACTTCGAGGGGGCCATCGCCGATTTCGATCAGACGATCAAGCTCAAGCCCAACTACGCCAACGCCTGGTTCAACCGAGGAGAACTGCGCTACGAGCAGGGAGAATACGAAGCGGCCGTTGCCGATTACAACAAGTCGATCCAGCTCAACTCGGTCGACGCCGCCGCCTTCAACAGCCGGGGGCACGCCTTCTACCGCTTGGGCCAGTTCCAGAAGGCCGTCGACGATTTCACCCAGGCCATCCGCATCGAGCCGTCGAACGCCGCGGCCTATACGAACCGGGGCGATCTGTACGCCGATCTGGGGCAATTCGATCAGGCCGCGCGAGACTATCGTGCGGCCATCCGCATCGACCCGAACCTGGGGCGCGCCTATCAAAGTGCCGCCTGGCTGATGGGCACCTGCAGCGACGAGCGCTATCGCAACGCCCAATTGGCCGTCGATGCCGCCGTCAAGGCGATCGAGCTCGACGGAGCGGACGACTTCCGTTACCTCGACACGCTGGCGGCGGCCTACGCCAACGCGGGCGAGTTCGACAAGGCGATCGAGAACCAGGAGAAGGCCATCCAGCTCGCGCCGGAAGAGGTGGTCGAACGCTATGAAGAACGGCTCGCCCTCTACAAGGCCAACGAGCCTTATCGCGACACGCTCGACGACGAAAAAGGGGCTCCCGCGTCCGCGAACAACGCGAAGACCACGCCCGCTCCGGCTAGGCCGTCTGGTCCCAGTGCCCAGCGCAACCCGCTCCGCGACCGCCCGTTGTAG
- a CDS encoding class II fumarate hydratase produces the protein MTDFRTEHDSMGDVRVPKHAYYGAQTQRAVENFPVSGWPLPTPLIRALGLIKYAAAVANRDLGKLTGSGKNPLDDKQVEALLKAAREVYDGRFDAEFPIDVFQTGSGTSSNMNANEVISNRAIEMLGGDRFSQAKPVHPNDHVNMGQSTNDMFPTAIHVAVALAIKNDLIPALERLQGVLEDKARAWDKIIKIGRTHLADATPLRLGQEIGGFARQIELSLDRARRAIEAVLELPAGGTAVGTGINTHPEFGKRVAAELARETGIPFVEAVNHFEGNAQRDGLVECHGQLRTIATTLFNVSNNIRWLGSGPRCGFYELKLPDRQPGSSIMPGKVNPVMCESMMQVTARVMGNDQTIAVSGAAGGQFQLNIMMPVMGHTTLESIAILAGATQAFVDFCALEMEANEEACPASVEKSLSMVTSLNPLIGYEKAAALAKEAFKTGKTIRELCLEQNILAPDVLERALDPWSMTEPHG, from the coding sequence ATGACCGACTTCCGCACTGAACACGATTCGATGGGGGACGTGCGCGTCCCCAAGCATGCGTACTATGGCGCCCAGACGCAGCGCGCCGTCGAGAACTTTCCCGTCTCTGGATGGCCCCTGCCGACGCCACTCATCCGCGCGCTCGGGCTCATCAAATACGCTGCCGCTGTCGCCAATCGGGATCTGGGCAAGTTGACGGGCTCGGGCAAGAACCCGCTCGACGACAAGCAGGTCGAAGCCTTGCTCAAGGCCGCGCGCGAGGTGTACGACGGTCGCTTCGACGCCGAGTTTCCGATCGACGTCTTCCAGACCGGCTCGGGCACCTCGAGCAACATGAACGCCAACGAGGTGATCAGCAATCGCGCGATCGAGATGCTGGGGGGGGATCGCTTCTCGCAAGCGAAGCCGGTTCATCCGAACGATCACGTGAACATGGGGCAGAGCACGAACGACATGTTCCCCACGGCCATTCATGTGGCCGTCGCGCTGGCGATCAAGAACGATCTGATTCCCGCGCTCGAGCGGTTGCAGGGCGTGCTCGAAGACAAGGCGCGCGCGTGGGACAAGATCATCAAGATCGGTCGCACCCATCTGGCCGACGCGACGCCGTTGCGTCTGGGCCAGGAGATCGGCGGCTTCGCGCGACAGATCGAATTGTCGCTCGACCGCGCGCGTCGCGCCATCGAGGCGGTGCTCGAGCTGCCGGCGGGGGGCACGGCGGTCGGCACCGGTATCAACACGCATCCCGAGTTCGGCAAGCGCGTGGCGGCCGAGTTGGCGCGCGAGACCGGTATTCCCTTCGTCGAGGCGGTGAATCACTTCGAGGGGAACGCGCAGCGCGACGGGCTCGTCGAGTGCCACGGCCAACTGCGCACGATCGCCACGACGCTGTTCAACGTGTCGAACAACATTCGCTGGCTCGGCTCCGGCCCGCGCTGCGGCTTCTACGAACTGAAGCTGCCCGATCGCCAGCCGGGCAGCTCGATCATGCCCGGCAAGGTGAACCCAGTCATGTGCGAGAGCATGATGCAGGTCACGGCCCGGGTCATGGGGAACGATCAGACGATCGCCGTCAGCGGCGCGGCTGGTGGCCAGTTCCAGTTGAACATCATGATGCCCGTCATGGGGCATACGACGCTGGAAAGCATTGCCATCCTGGCGGGGGCCACGCAGGCGTTCGTCGACTTCTGCGCCCTCGAGATGGAGGCCAATGAAGAGGCCTGCCCGGCTTCGGTCGAGAAGAGCCTCTCGATGGTGACGAGCCTCAATCCGCTGATCGGCTACGAGAAAGCGGCCGCCTTGGCGAAAGAGGCCTTCAAAACCGGCAAGACGATCCGCGAGCTGTGCCTGGAACAAAACATTCTCGCTCCCGACGTGCTCGAACGGGCACTCGACCCCTGGAGCATGACCGAACCGCACGGTTAA
- a CDS encoding DUF1559 domain-containing protein: MLLLFACLRHGTRRMLSRRLAPRRSDCPRSAPRRALTLVELLVVVAIIGILMALLLPAVQAAREAARRMSCLNNMRQIGLGVHNFVDSRSRFPAGYEFKIMDDQTIGNRGSVVNGFFTLILPYLEQSAIEGIYDYEQGYDHLVNQPLVNLPVSIYQCPSTPGDRSMKIINNLSFYSLGTPDLGRMGQATDYFGIRVVMDRDQTRRKGVFRAVFPQISGFEREEPLKLSQVTDGLSNTILLVEEAGRPERYAGKQAIGKQNYYAGTWAGVNGEMLYSIDPHVQTAPAAGDCFINGNNFYTPYSFHPGGVVICLCDGSARFLPETIEFSTWWDLAAPDDGHMIPEY; the protein is encoded by the coding sequence ATGCTGCTGCTTTTTGCATGTCTGCGTCATGGCACGCGTCGGATGCTCTCGCGACGCCTTGCGCCTCGCAGGAGCGATTGCCCTCGCTCGGCACCGCGCCGCGCGCTGACGCTCGTCGAGTTGCTGGTGGTCGTGGCGATCATCGGCATCTTGATGGCGCTCCTGTTGCCCGCCGTGCAGGCCGCGCGCGAAGCGGCCCGTCGCATGAGCTGTCTGAACAACATGCGGCAGATCGGTCTGGGGGTACACAACTTCGTCGACTCGCGCAGCCGTTTTCCCGCGGGCTACGAATTCAAGATCATGGACGATCAGACGATCGGCAATCGCGGCTCGGTCGTGAATGGCTTCTTCACTCTGATCCTGCCCTACCTCGAGCAGAGTGCGATCGAAGGCATCTACGACTACGAGCAGGGCTACGATCACCTGGTGAACCAGCCGCTCGTCAACCTGCCGGTGTCGATCTATCAATGCCCTTCGACGCCAGGGGATCGCTCGATGAAGATCATCAACAATCTCTCCTTCTATTCGCTGGGCACGCCCGACCTGGGACGTATGGGACAAGCCACCGATTACTTCGGCATTCGCGTGGTCATGGACCGCGATCAAACGCGGCGCAAAGGGGTGTTTCGCGCCGTGTTCCCCCAGATCTCCGGCTTCGAGCGCGAAGAACCGCTGAAGCTCAGCCAAGTGACCGACGGTTTGTCCAACACGATTCTGCTGGTCGAAGAGGCCGGGCGTCCCGAGCGCTATGCCGGTAAGCAAGCCATCGGCAAGCAGAACTACTACGCCGGCACCTGGGCGGGGGTGAATGGCGAGATGCTCTACTCGATCGATCCCCACGTGCAAACGGCCCCGGCGGCGGGGGACTGCTTCATCAACGGCAACAACTTCTACACGCCATACAGCTTTCACCCCGGCGGCGTGGTGATCTGCCTCTGCGATGGCTCGGCCCGATTCCTGCCCGAGACGATCGAATTCTCGACCTGGTGGGATCTGGCGGCCCCCGACGATGGGCACATGATCCCCGAATATTGA